The Bacillus sp. Y1 genome includes the window GGCTCATTAGATAGAACAATTGCTCCTCAGAAACCTTTGAAACCTTCGCTTCATGCTCTAAAGAGATGTTGTCGTTTAAGATTTCGTTGTAAGGAATGGTATCTGAAGTAGACTGATTATCCATGATCAGCGTGTCACACTCAATGTTCGCACGTGCTCCGTCTGCTTTACGTCCAAAATGAACGATCCCACGGTACGTTACTTTTCCACCTTGCTTCGAAATCGACTTTGAAACAATGGTAGAAGACGTGTTAGGAGCTAAGTGAATCATCTTCGCTCCAGCATCTTGGTGTTGACCTTTACCAGCTAGTGCGATTGATAAGGTCATTCCACGAGCCCCTTCGCCTTTAAGGATTACCGCTGGGTATTTCATAGTCAGCTTAGATCCGATATTTCCATCGATCCATTCCATTGTTGCGTTTGCTTCACAAACCGCACGCTTCGTAACCAGGTTAAACACGTTGTTTGCCCAGTTTTGAATCGTTGTATAACGGCAGTAAGCATCTTTCTTGATAATGATTTCAACAACGGCACTATGAAGGGAGTTTGTTGTGTAAACAGGTGCTGTACAACCTTCTACATAGTGTACATGTGCGCCTTCATCAACAATGATAAGCGTACGCTCGAACTGCCCCATGTTTTCAGAGTTGATACGGAAATATGCTTGAAGTGGAGTTTCTACCTTTACACCTTTAGGTACATAGATGAAAGATCCACCTGACCATACAGCAGAGTTTAATGCAGCAAATTTGTTATCTGTTGGAGGAATAACTTTTGCCCAGTGCTCACGGAAAATGTCTTCATTTTCACGAAGTGCAGAATCCGTGTCCTTAAACACAATTCCTAGGTTTTCTAGATCTTCCTGCATGTTGTGATATACAACCTCAGATTCGTACTGAGCAGATACACCTGCTAAGTATTTTTGTTCAGCTTCTGGAATACCAAGCTTATCAAATGTTTGTTTAATTTCTTCAGGAACTTCATCCCAAGAACGTTCTGTCTTTTCAGAAGGTTTTACGTAGTACGTAATTTCATCAAAATTTAATGCCGCTAAATCTCCACCCCATTGTGGCATTGGCATATTGTAAAAATGCTCAAGTGATTTCAAACGGAAATCAAGCATCCATTGTGGCTCTTGCTTCATTTTTGAGATTTCTTCCACGATTTCACGTGTTAATCCACGCTTCGAGCGGAAGATAGACACATCTTTATCGGCAAAGCCATATTTGTAATCACCGATTTCAGGCGCTTTTTTAGCCATTGTCGTGTTCCTCCATTCGTAGGAGCATGCGTTTATGCTTCCCCTTATTGTTCTTCTTTAATGCCCTTTTCCATTGCTTTCCACGCTAGAGTCGCACACTTAATTCGCGCTGGAAACTTGGAAACACCTTGTAATGCTTCTATATCACCTAAGTCTAGGCTATCATCGTATTCCTTGCCTTGCATCATTTGAGAAAACACATCAGATAACTTTAATGCTTCTTCAAGCTTTTTCCCTTTGATGGCCTGCGTCATCATAGATGCAGATGACATAGAGATTGAACAGCCTTCCCCTTCAAATTTTGCATCCTTCACGACACCTTCGTCGAGCTTAAGTGTAAGCTGAATCCGGTCTCCACATGTTGGATTATTCATATTGATGGTTAGGCTATCGTTTTCTAAAACCCCTTTATTACGAGGGTTTTTATAATGATCCATAATTACCTGTCTATAGAGGGTATCTAAATGATTAGAAGACATCGCTAAAATACTCCTTTGTTTTGATAAGCCCTTCCACAAGCTTATCAATCTCTTCTTCGGTGTTGTACAGGTAAAAGCTGGCACGAGCTGTTGCAGAAGCCTTTAACCATTTCATAAGCGGCTGTGCACAATGATGACCAGCACGTACGGCAATACCTTCCGCGTCAAGCACTGTTGCCACATCATGTGGATGAACATCATCGATATTGAAAGTAACCACACCAGCACGAAGACCTGGATCTTTCGGACCGTAGATCGTCATTCCTTCAATTCGTGATAATTTCTCCATCGCATAAGCAGCTAACTTATGCTCATGTGCTTCTATATTTTCTAAGCCAATTTGTTCTAGGAAATCAATCGCAGCACCAAGTCCAACAGCTCCCGCAATAATTGGGGTACCTGCTTCAAACTTCCAAGGAAGCTCTTTCCAAGTAGATTCGTATAAATCTACAAAGTCAATCATTTCTCCACCTGTTTCAACTGGCTCCATTTTTTCTAAATGCTGTTTCTTCCCATAGAGAACTCCAATTCCAGTTGGTCCACACATTTTATGACCTGAAAAAGCAAGGAAGTCGCAGTCTAGATCCTGTACATCAATCTTCATATGAGGAGCAGCTTGGGCACCGTCAACCACCATTACCGCACCATTTTCATGAGCGATCTTGGCAATTTCTTTAATTGGGTTCATGACTCCTAGAACATTCGAAACCTTCATTACGGAAACAATCTTTGT containing:
- the sufB gene encoding Fe-S cluster assembly protein SufB: MAKKAPEIGDYKYGFADKDVSIFRSKRGLTREIVEEISKMKQEPQWMLDFRLKSLEHFYNMPMPQWGGDLAALNFDEITYYVKPSEKTERSWDEVPEEIKQTFDKLGIPEAEQKYLAGVSAQYESEVVYHNMQEDLENLGIVFKDTDSALRENEDIFREHWAKVIPPTDNKFAALNSAVWSGGSFIYVPKGVKVETPLQAYFRINSENMGQFERTLIIVDEGAHVHYVEGCTAPVYTTNSLHSAVVEIIIKKDAYCRYTTIQNWANNVFNLVTKRAVCEANATMEWIDGNIGSKLTMKYPAVILKGEGARGMTLSIALAGKGQHQDAGAKMIHLAPNTSSTIVSKSISKQGGKVTYRGIVHFGRKADGARANIECDTLIMDNQSTSDTIPYNEILNDNISLEHEAKVSKVSEEQLFYLMSRGISEEEATEMIVMGFIEPFTKELPMEYAVEMNRLIKFEMEGSIG
- the sufU gene encoding Fe-S cluster assembly sulfur transfer protein SufU, with translation MSSNHLDTLYRQVIMDHYKNPRNKGVLENDSLTINMNNPTCGDRIQLTLKLDEGVVKDAKFEGEGCSISMSSASMMTQAIKGKKLEEALKLSDVFSQMMQGKEYDDSLDLGDIEALQGVSKFPARIKCATLAWKAMEKGIKEEQ
- a CDS encoding cysteine desulfurase; translated protein: MNIQDIRSHFPILHQEVNGKPLVYLDSAATSQKPISVIETLEKYYKEYNSNVHRGVHTLGTKATDAYEGAREKVRRFINAKSTEEIIFTRGATTALNFVAHSYGIDNLREGDEIVITFMEHHANIIPWQQVAKKTGATLKYIPLQEDGTISLEDVRATITSNTKIVSVMKVSNVLGVMNPIKEIAKIAHENGAVMVVDGAQAAPHMKIDVQDLDCDFLAFSGHKMCGPTGIGVLYGKKQHLEKMEPVETGGEMIDFVDLYESTWKELPWKFEAGTPIIAGAVGLGAAIDFLEQIGLENIEAHEHKLAAYAMEKLSRIEGMTIYGPKDPGLRAGVVTFNIDDVHPHDVATVLDAEGIAVRAGHHCAQPLMKWLKASATARASFYLYNTEEEIDKLVEGLIKTKEYFSDVF